A portion of the Pseudodesulfovibrio alkaliphilus genome contains these proteins:
- a CDS encoding DUF2156 domain-containing protein, with protein sequence MTLDFAPVSLDRQKEYHAALTGCPQLLTSDFSFANIFGWSEHYGLEWAFHKDMCFVRQTKPEVIHWAPVGPWEKYDWATCRAMRESARFTRVPEELAALWKAAYGDDITITESRDHWDYIYSVEELISLTGKKFHKKKNLLNQFIKGYDFRYESMGPECVEEVLEMQDEWYKWYEENNPSEALKAENRAITRVLHNFDQITGLMGATLRVDGKVIAYTVAEPLCEDSIVIHFEKGDIRYKGVYQAINQMFLENDGAEYTNVNREQDLGDQGLRKAKLSYNPVFFLKKYEAELTRAS encoded by the coding sequence ATGACCCTCGATTTCGCCCCTGTGTCCCTCGACAGACAAAAGGAATACCATGCAGCCCTGACCGGCTGTCCGCAATTACTGACCAGCGACTTCTCCTTTGCCAACATCTTCGGCTGGAGCGAGCATTACGGACTGGAGTGGGCCTTTCACAAGGACATGTGCTTCGTCCGCCAGACCAAGCCCGAGGTGATCCACTGGGCTCCTGTCGGCCCGTGGGAAAAATACGACTGGGCCACCTGCCGCGCCATGCGCGAAAGCGCCCGCTTCACCCGTGTTCCCGAGGAGCTGGCAGCCCTCTGGAAAGCCGCCTACGGCGACGACATCACCATCACCGAGAGCCGGGACCACTGGGACTACATCTACTCGGTGGAAGAGCTGATCAGCCTCACGGGCAAGAAATTCCACAAGAAAAAGAACCTGCTCAACCAGTTCATCAAAGGGTATGACTTCCGCTACGAGTCCATGGGCCCCGAGTGCGTGGAAGAAGTTCTCGAAATGCAGGACGAATGGTACAAGTGGTACGAGGAAAACAACCCCTCCGAGGCGCTCAAGGCGGAAAACCGCGCCATCACCCGCGTGCTGCACAACTTCGACCAGATCACCGGCCTCATGGGCGCGACCCTGCGCGTGGACGGCAAGGTCATCGCCTATACCGTGGCCGAACCTCTGTGCGAGGACTCCATCGTCATCCACTTCGAAAAGGGCGACATCCGCTACAAGGGCGTGTATCAGGCCATAAATCAAATGTTCCTGGAGAACGACGGCGCCGAATACACCAACGTCAACCGGGAGCAGGACCTGGGCGACCAGGGCTTGCGCAAGGCCAAGCTCTCCTACAACCCCGTCTTCTTCCTCAAGAAGTACGAGGCTGAACTGACCCGGGCGTCGTGA
- a CDS encoding MATE family efflux transporter: protein MPDTPDAINKTSYRTIWHLAWPQLLMMFFHFLIGLTDVWVAGHINREVQASLGIITQSLFFLLVLAQAVANGAVAAISQSMGAGLHRRVQRYIGLCLILAVLIGGLFLAVVLPMKGWLVTALQVPDDLRPITEYFLEVYLLVLPPYYLLIITNAIFRARQEVMYPLYCMILVTATNTVLDIGLGLGWWGMPNLGFKGLAWATFASVAAGAALNIVALWRKGLLKPSSFAPMRWAKRAMPYLLKVAWPSGLMQIIWHSGYLVLYTITGSLPRDAVNALAGMAIGLRIEALLFLPAMAFNMTAGILVGNALGARQPAEAKRVGFRILGLGMVSICLFTIVIWQFVTPWVALLTRDAAVAAEAVSYLKWNVLAVPFTLTTLILAGAFNGAGATLYNMLILGSSIWLLRLPLAWWLGHHALDSAEGIWIAMFCSQAVQALILLYFFTFKNWQRFSMVKMRNGSNAAFKDIA from the coding sequence ATGCCCGACACCCCCGACGCGATCAATAAAACATCATACCGCACCATCTGGCATCTGGCCTGGCCTCAGCTGCTGATGATGTTTTTCCATTTTCTCATCGGGTTGACCGATGTATGGGTGGCAGGGCACATCAACCGCGAAGTCCAGGCTTCCCTTGGCATCATCACCCAGTCCCTTTTCTTCCTGCTGGTCTTGGCTCAGGCCGTGGCCAACGGCGCAGTGGCGGCCATCAGCCAATCCATGGGCGCCGGCCTCCACAGACGGGTGCAGCGCTACATCGGGCTGTGCCTCATTCTCGCTGTCCTGATCGGCGGCCTGTTCCTGGCTGTTGTCCTGCCCATGAAAGGCTGGCTTGTCACCGCGCTCCAGGTGCCCGACGACTTGCGGCCCATCACCGAATACTTCCTTGAAGTGTATCTCCTTGTGCTGCCCCCCTACTATCTGCTCATCATTACCAATGCCATCTTCCGGGCACGGCAAGAAGTCATGTACCCCCTCTATTGCATGATCCTGGTCACGGCCACCAACACGGTGCTCGACATCGGTCTGGGCCTCGGCTGGTGGGGCATGCCCAACCTCGGCTTCAAGGGATTGGCCTGGGCCACATTCGCTTCGGTTGCCGCGGGCGCGGCGCTCAATATCGTCGCGCTGTGGCGCAAGGGCTTACTTAAACCGTCAAGCTTCGCCCCCATGCGCTGGGCCAAACGCGCCATGCCCTATCTCCTCAAAGTAGCTTGGCCGTCCGGGCTGATGCAGATCATCTGGCATTCCGGTTATCTGGTCCTCTACACCATCACCGGGAGCCTGCCCCGCGACGCGGTCAACGCCCTGGCGGGCATGGCCATCGGCCTGCGCATCGAGGCATTGCTGTTCCTGCCTGCCATGGCCTTTAACATGACCGCAGGAATACTGGTTGGCAACGCACTGGGCGCACGCCAGCCCGCGGAAGCAAAACGGGTGGGCTTTCGCATCCTGGGACTGGGCATGGTCTCCATCTGTCTGTTCACCATAGTCATCTGGCAATTCGTCACCCCCTGGGTCGCCCTGCTCACCCGGGACGCTGCCGTGGCCGCCGAGGCCGTCAGCTACCTGAAATGGAACGTGCTTGCCGTTCCCTTCACCCTGACCACCCTGATCCTGGCCGGAGCCTTCAACGGCGCAGGGGCGACCCTATACAACATGCTGATCCTGGGCAGCTCCATCTGGTTGCTGCGTCTGCCCCTGGCCTGGTGGCTCGGCCACCATGCCTTGGACAGCGCCGAAGGCATCTGGATCGCCATGTTCTGTTCCCAGGCCGTCCAGGCCCTGATCCTGCTCTATTTCTTCACCTTCAAAAACTGGCAGCGTTTCTCCATGGTCAAGATGCGCAACGGCTCCAACGCTGCCTTCAAGGACATTGCATGA
- a CDS encoding energy-coupling factor ABC transporter ATP-binding protein produces the protein MTRAVIELTDIEFAFPDRDICLSGLNFRLNEREKVGLFGPNGAGKTTMLHILMGLLAPQRGHVRLFGETMVNGRAFDESRLRIGFLFQNADDQLFCPTVLDDVAFGPLNQGLSRDKARQRATEALATVGLAGFEHHVPYRLSGGEKKLVALATILSMQPEVLVLDEPTTGLSPESRERLVSILTGLPMARLVVSHEPDFLAATTDTLIALRGGRIVPGRLTPHAHVHVHEEGDIPHQH, from the coding sequence ATGACTCGCGCCGTCATTGAACTCACGGACATCGAATTCGCCTTTCCCGACCGCGACATCTGCCTGTCCGGGTTGAATTTCCGTCTCAACGAGAGGGAAAAGGTCGGCCTGTTCGGTCCCAATGGCGCAGGCAAGACCACCATGCTCCACATTCTTATGGGTCTGCTCGCGCCGCAGCGGGGCCATGTGCGCCTTTTCGGCGAAACCATGGTCAACGGCCGGGCCTTTGACGAGAGCAGACTTCGCATCGGATTCCTGTTTCAGAACGCCGACGACCAGCTGTTTTGCCCTACCGTGCTCGACGATGTGGCCTTTGGCCCGCTCAACCAGGGGCTGTCACGGGACAAGGCCAGACAGCGGGCCACCGAAGCCCTGGCCACCGTAGGACTCGCAGGCTTTGAGCACCATGTGCCCTATCGGCTCTCGGGCGGTGAAAAGAAGCTTGTGGCCCTGGCCACCATTCTGTCCATGCAGCCGGAAGTGCTGGTGCTCGACGAGCCCACCACCGGCCTTTCTCCCGAGTCCAGGGAACGGCTGGTGTCCATCCTGACCGGACTGCCCATGGCCCGCCTCGTGGTCTCCCACGAACCCGACTTCCTGGCCGCCACCACGGACACGCTCATAGCCCTGCGCGGCGGCCGCATCGTACCCGGCCGCCTCACCCCGCACGCTCATGTCCATGTCCACGAAGAGGGCGACATCCCGCACCAGCATTGA
- the cbiQ gene encoding cobalt ECF transporter T component CbiQ translates to MAAIDQTLALGDSIIHTTDPRVRLCCAVLLTVTTALVHWLPPALLALAAGAGLTLLAGLRPLAVIRRLAVVNVFIVFLWIFLPFSVPTGPLDAALLRLGPLGASREGVDLALLITIKSNAIVLTLLALMGTIPMQELGPAMQRLKMPEKLCHILLFTYRYLFVIHQEYHTMRRAMAVRGFTPGTNSHTYRSMAWMLGMLLVRSWDRAERVHNAMRCRGFRGRFHSLARFAVSRRDMMLLVGCAVMAATFIWLEISRRGLA, encoded by the coding sequence GTGGCGGCAATCGACCAGACCCTGGCCCTTGGCGACTCCATCATCCACACCACGGACCCCCGGGTGCGGCTCTGCTGCGCCGTGCTGCTCACTGTCACCACAGCTCTGGTCCACTGGCTGCCGCCGGCCCTGCTCGCCCTGGCAGCCGGGGCCGGGCTGACTCTCCTGGCCGGGCTGAGGCCGCTGGCCGTGATCCGGCGTCTGGCCGTGGTCAACGTGTTCATCGTCTTTCTCTGGATATTTCTGCCTTTTTCCGTCCCTACGGGCCCTCTGGATGCGGCGCTCCTGCGCCTCGGCCCGCTGGGGGCAAGCCGCGAGGGCGTGGATCTCGCCTTGCTGATCACGATCAAGTCCAACGCCATCGTCCTGACTCTGCTCGCGCTTATGGGCACCATTCCCATGCAGGAGCTCGGTCCGGCCATGCAGCGGCTCAAGATGCCGGAAAAACTCTGCCACATTCTCCTCTTCACCTACCGCTACCTCTTCGTTATCCATCAGGAATACCACACTATGCGTCGTGCCATGGCCGTGCGGGGCTTCACGCCCGGCACCAACAGCCACACCTACCGCTCCATGGCCTGGATGCTGGGCATGCTTCTGGTCAGAAGCTGGGATCGGGCCGAACGCGTCCACAACGCCATGCGCTGCCGGGGCTTCCGGGGCCGCTTCCACTCCCTGGCCCGCTTCGCGGTATCGCGGCGCGACATGATGCTCTTGGTCGGCTGTGCCGTCATGGCCGCAACCTTCATCTGGCTTGAGATCAGCCGCAGGGGGCTTGCATGA
- a CDS encoding HDIG domain-containing metalloprotein, whose protein sequence is MISRNEALTLLMRHNDETNLIHHALESEAVMRGLARRLGRDEELWGLTGLLHDLDYAATRDNHARHGLDSVDMLADKLPQEALDAIRRHASEMNGSEGPQTEFDHALRCGETVTGMVHAGALVRPTRIDGMQPKSLKKKMKDKAFAASVNRDCIRECERIGLELGEFLQVAIDAVADIAPQVGLAPE, encoded by the coding sequence ATGATCAGTCGCAACGAGGCCCTGACCCTGCTCATGAGACACAACGACGAAACCAATCTGATCCACCACGCCCTGGAATCCGAGGCGGTCATGCGCGGTCTGGCCCGTCGGCTCGGGCGCGACGAGGAACTATGGGGCCTGACCGGCCTGCTCCACGACCTGGACTACGCCGCCACCCGCGACAATCACGCCCGCCACGGCCTTGACTCCGTGGACATGCTGGCCGACAAGCTGCCGCAGGAGGCCCTGGACGCCATCAGGCGCCACGCCTCGGAAATGAACGGGTCCGAGGGGCCGCAAACCGAGTTCGACCATGCCCTGCGCTGCGGCGAGACCGTCACCGGCATGGTCCACGCGGGCGCACTGGTCCGCCCCACCCGCATTGACGGCATGCAGCCAAAGAGCCTGAAAAAGAAAATGAAGGACAAAGCGTTCGCTGCCAGTGTCAACCGAGACTGCATCCGCGAATGTGAACGCATCGGCCTTGAGCTTGGCGAGTTCCTCCAGGTAGCTATCGACGCCGTTGCCGACATCGCGCCCCAAGTGGGGCTTGCGCCCGAATGA
- a CDS encoding ABC transporter ATP-binding protein, giving the protein MSAFLQLIDVGKHYRVTSGLLGLKIDAVRAVDGVSLTVSQGETLGLVGESGCGKSTLARCIMGLEAISSGNIVFQGRDMADWPEKALRRKMQMIFQDPYSSLNPRQKIGSIIREGLDIHAIGTRAERRARVDELLGLVGLRPEHATRYPHEFSGGQRQRVAVARTLALDPDLIVCDEPVSALDVSVQAQILRLLRALQGRLGLTYVFISHDLSVVSHIADRVAVMYLGRIMEIAPGAEIFAAPRHPYTEALLSSVLTPDPAQQTKRIPLQGELPSPMNPPSGCPFHPRCPKAFDRCPAQRPELREVAPGIQVACWLH; this is encoded by the coding sequence ATTTCCGCCTTTCTCCAACTCATCGACGTGGGCAAGCACTACAGAGTCACCAGCGGCCTGCTGGGCCTCAAGATCGACGCCGTCCGGGCCGTGGACGGCGTCAGCCTGACCGTCAGCCAGGGCGAGACCCTCGGTCTGGTGGGAGAGTCGGGCTGCGGCAAATCCACTCTGGCCCGGTGCATCATGGGCCTTGAGGCCATCAGTTCCGGCAACATCGTATTTCAGGGCCGCGACATGGCCGACTGGCCCGAAAAGGCGCTGCGCCGCAAGATGCAAATGATCTTCCAGGACCCCTACTCGTCGCTTAATCCGCGCCAAAAGATCGGCTCCATCATCCGCGAAGGGCTGGACATCCACGCCATCGGCACCCGGGCCGAACGTCGAGCCCGGGTGGATGAGCTGCTCGGCCTCGTTGGCCTGCGTCCCGAGCACGCCACGCGCTATCCCCATGAGTTCTCCGGCGGCCAACGCCAGCGCGTGGCCGTGGCCCGCACCCTGGCCCTGGACCCGGACCTGATCGTCTGCGACGAGCCGGTCTCGGCACTGGATGTCTCGGTCCAGGCTCAGATCCTGCGGCTGCTCAGGGCTCTGCAGGGTCGACTGGGCCTGACCTATGTTTTCATCTCACACGACCTGTCCGTGGTCAGCCACATCGCAGATCGGGTGGCCGTCATGTACCTGGGCCGGATCATGGAAATCGCTCCGGGCGCGGAAATATTCGCCGCCCCCAGGCACCCCTATACCGAAGCCCTGCTTTCATCCGTGCTCACACCCGATCCCGCGCAACAAACCAAGCGCATTCCCCTGCAAGGAGAACTCCCAAGCCCCATGAACCCGCCCTCGGGCTGCCCCTTCCACCCCCGCTGTCCCAAGGCGTTTGATCGTTGCCCGGCACAACGACCCGAACTCCGGGAAGTGGCGCCCGGCATCCAGGTGGCCTGCTGGCTGCATTGA
- a CDS encoding ABC transporter ATP-binding protein encodes MHDTLLDIRGLTTRFSSPQGIAKAVDTVSLSLMQGETLAVVGESGCGKTVLALSILGLVPDPPGRVTDGSILYKGSDLLAMDESELRRIRGNQISMIFQEPMTALNPVFRIDDQIAEPLRLHQGLDGRTALAGAVDALARVGIPNPAKVARAYPHELSGGMRQRVMIAMALACNPSLLIADEPTTALDVTVQAQILDLMNDLKARMNGSLMLITHDLGVVARMARRVAIMYAGKVVELCEVGPLFAEPLHPYTQGLLASVPVLGDRSELNPIPGIVPGIFDLPEGCRFRPRCQHAFERCTTLPPLLETGPGRQVRCWLHQ; translated from the coding sequence ATGCACGACACTCTTCTGGACATACGCGGACTGACCACCCGCTTTTCCTCCCCGCAAGGCATCGCCAAGGCGGTGGATACCGTCAGCCTCTCCCTAATGCAAGGAGAAACCCTGGCCGTGGTGGGCGAGTCCGGGTGCGGCAAGACCGTGCTCGCCCTGTCCATCCTTGGCCTGGTGCCCGACCCGCCGGGGCGGGTCACGGACGGCTCCATTCTCTACAAGGGAAGCGACCTGCTCGCCATGGACGAATCCGAGCTTCGCCGAATCCGGGGCAACCAGATCTCCATGATCTTTCAGGAGCCCATGACCGCGCTGAACCCGGTCTTCCGCATTGACGACCAGATCGCCGAGCCGCTGCGGCTGCACCAGGGACTGGACGGACGCACTGCCCTGGCCGGGGCTGTGGACGCCCTGGCCCGGGTTGGCATCCCCAATCCGGCCAAAGTGGCCCGCGCCTATCCCCACGAGCTTTCCGGCGGAATGCGCCAGAGGGTGATGATCGCCATGGCCCTGGCCTGCAACCCCTCCCTGCTCATCGCCGACGAACCGACCACGGCCCTGGATGTCACGGTCCAGGCCCAGATCCTTGACCTGATGAACGACCTCAAGGCGCGAATGAACGGCTCGCTGATGCTCATCACCCACGATCTTGGCGTGGTGGCGCGCATGGCCCGACGGGTGGCGATCATGTACGCGGGCAAGGTGGTGGAGCTGTGCGAGGTCGGGCCGCTCTTCGCCGAGCCGCTGCACCCCTATACCCAGGGTCTGCTCGCCTCGGTGCCGGTGCTGGGCGACAGGAGCGAGCTGAACCCCATCCCCGGCATTGTGCCCGGCATCTTTGATCTGCCCGAGGGATGCCGCTTCCGACCGCGCTGCCAACACGCCTTTGAACGCTGCACAACGCTGCCGCCGCTCCTTGAGACCGGCCCCGGCCGTCAGGTGCGCTGCTGGCTCCATCAATAG
- the trmFO gene encoding methylenetetrahydrofolate--tRNA-(uracil(54)-C(5))-methyltransferase (FADH(2)-oxidizing) TrmFO encodes MARVAIIGGGLAGCDCAWQLARAGVSVELYEMKPHLRSEAHTEDGLAELVCSNSFRATGPAAAIGLLKEELDCLGSLVMEAAHATRVPAGGALAVDRALFSDHVTRRIGEHSLITVIRREIADLDAPELAGTDAVVVAAGPLASPTLTASLIRVVGDERLYFYDAIAPIVTRESIDFAKAFWGSRWKPEDDDYLNCPMTEDEYKAFVAELLAGGKVRPRDFEQEVHFEGCLPVEAMAERGEMTLAFGPLKPVGLVDPRTGERPFAVVQLRTENRDKTAFNLVGFQTKLTYPEQKRIFRMIPGLEKAEFLRLGSIHRNTYVNAPDVLDGDLQLRARPGYYLAGQITGVEGYLESSACGLWVGLSLARRLSGGSVLAPPPETALGALLGHLATKPDKRFQPSNVNFGLMPGLSGKMKKKFRKEAYGARAVEAFASWIERAGLGG; translated from the coding sequence ATGGCACGGGTTGCGATTATCGGCGGCGGTCTGGCCGGGTGCGACTGCGCTTGGCAGCTTGCTCGGGCCGGAGTGTCCGTCGAACTCTATGAAATGAAGCCCCACCTGCGCTCGGAGGCCCATACCGAAGACGGGCTTGCCGAGCTGGTCTGCTCCAATTCCTTCCGAGCCACCGGCCCGGCCGCGGCCATCGGCCTGCTCAAGGAGGAGTTGGACTGCCTGGGCAGTCTGGTCATGGAGGCGGCCCACGCCACCCGTGTTCCGGCGGGCGGGGCGCTGGCCGTTGACCGGGCGCTCTTTTCGGACCACGTCACCCGCAGGATTGGGGAGCATTCGTTGATCACGGTCATCCGCCGCGAGATTGCGGACCTGGACGCACCCGAACTGGCGGGGACCGACGCCGTGGTCGTGGCCGCCGGTCCTCTGGCCAGCCCTACGCTGACGGCCAGTCTGATCCGTGTGGTGGGCGACGAGCGGCTCTATTTCTACGACGCCATCGCGCCCATTGTCACCCGCGAGTCCATCGACTTTGCCAAGGCTTTCTGGGGCTCCCGCTGGAAACCCGAGGACGATGACTATCTCAACTGCCCCATGACCGAGGACGAGTACAAGGCTTTCGTGGCCGAGTTGCTGGCGGGCGGGAAGGTCCGGCCCCGCGACTTCGAGCAGGAGGTCCATTTCGAGGGGTGTCTGCCCGTGGAAGCCATGGCCGAGCGTGGGGAGATGACCCTGGCCTTCGGCCCCCTCAAGCCTGTGGGACTGGTGGACCCGAGAACCGGCGAGCGGCCCTTTGCCGTGGTCCAGCTACGCACCGAGAACCGCGACAAGACGGCCTTCAACCTGGTGGGCTTTCAGACCAAGCTCACCTACCCGGAGCAAAAACGCATTTTCCGCATGATCCCCGGTCTTGAGAAGGCCGAGTTCCTGCGCCTGGGTTCCATCCACCGCAACACCTACGTCAACGCGCCCGATGTGCTTGACGGCGACCTCCAGCTTCGGGCCAGACCCGGTTATTATCTTGCCGGGCAGATCACCGGGGTGGAGGGGTATCTGGAATCCTCTGCCTGCGGGCTCTGGGTGGGGCTGTCGCTGGCGCGGCGGCTGTCGGGCGGGTCAGTGCTTGCGCCGCCTCCCGAGACGGCCCTGGGGGCGCTTCTGGGTCATCTGGCCACAAAGCCCGACAAGCGTTTCCAGCCCTCCAACGTGAACTTCGGCCTCATGCCCGGATTGTCCGGCAAGATGAAAAAGAAATTCCGCAAGGAGGCCTATGGCGCTCGTGCCGTGGAGGCTTTCGCCTCCTGGATCGAACGGGCCGGACTGGGCGGCTGA
- a CDS encoding O-acetylhomoserine aminocarboxypropyltransferase/cysteine synthase family protein, with product MAVKPLGPQTLALHAGHSPDADTGSRAVPVHLTTSYVFRDTEHAANLFALREPGYIYTRLMNPTTDVLERRLAELHGAAAALATASGMAAIFYAVTTITSAGQNIVTGSNLYGGTQTLFEHTLKRFGIEARFVDSSDPANFEVAIDKNTRLVYTESIGNPRCNVDDIQGIADVAHAHGLPLVLDATVSPPPMFNGFDHGADILVYSLTKIIGGHGTAIGGAIVDKGEFDWGVSGRYPELTGPDPTYGGVNLWEALGGAQGTPCPALATKARIGLLRDTGAALSPMNSFLILQGLETLPLRVRRHCENARKVAEFLDTHYAVEWVNYAGLPGHKDHGRASAMFPLGPGAVFGFGIKGGLAAGQRFIESVRLCSHLANILDAKTLVIHPASTTHSQSTPAEQLAAGVPPDMIRISVGIEDVEDIIADLDQALAKSQ from the coding sequence ATGGCTGTCAAACCCCTGGGGCCGCAGACCCTGGCCCTGCATGCGGGACATTCGCCCGATGCCGACACCGGCTCCAGGGCAGTGCCCGTGCATCTGACCACCAGCTACGTCTTTCGCGACACCGAGCACGCGGCCAACCTCTTCGCCCTCAGGGAGCCGGGCTACATATACACCCGGCTGATGAACCCGACCACCGACGTTCTGGAGCGGCGTCTGGCCGAGCTGCACGGCGCTGCCGCAGCGCTGGCCACGGCCTCGGGCATGGCTGCCATTTTCTACGCCGTGACCACCATCACCTCGGCCGGACAGAACATCGTCACGGGCTCCAACCTCTATGGCGGCACCCAAACCCTGTTCGAGCATACCTTGAAGCGCTTCGGCATCGAGGCGCGGTTCGTGGACTCGTCCGACCCTGCCAACTTCGAGGTGGCCATCGACAAGAACACGCGGCTTGTCTACACCGAATCCATCGGCAACCCGCGCTGCAACGTGGACGACATCCAGGGCATCGCCGATGTGGCCCACGCCCACGGTCTGCCTCTGGTGCTTGATGCCACGGTTTCGCCGCCGCCCATGTTCAACGGGTTCGATCACGGGGCCGACATCCTGGTCTATTCCCTGACCAAGATTATCGGCGGCCACGGTACGGCCATCGGCGGAGCCATCGTGGACAAGGGCGAATTCGATTGGGGCGTCTCGGGCAGATACCCCGAGCTGACCGGGCCGGACCCTACCTACGGCGGGGTCAATCTCTGGGAGGCCCTGGGGGGTGCGCAGGGCACTCCCTGCCCGGCGCTGGCCACCAAGGCGCGTATCGGTCTGCTGCGGGACACGGGCGCGGCCCTGTCGCCCATGAACAGCTTTCTCATTCTTCAAGGGCTCGAAACCCTGCCCCTGCGTGTGCGCAGGCATTGCGAGAATGCCCGCAAGGTGGCCGAGTTCCTGGACACGCATTATGCCGTGGAGTGGGTCAACTACGCGGGGCTGCCCGGCCACAAGGACCACGGCCGGGCCTCGGCCATGTTCCCGCTGGGACCGGGCGCGGTCTTCGGCTTTGGCATCAAGGGCGGGCTTGCGGCCGGGCAGCGGTTCATCGAGTCGGTCAGGCTCTGCTCGCACCTAGCCAACATCCTCGACGCCAAGACCCTGGTCATCCATCCGGCTTCGACCACCCATTCCCAGTCCACCCCGGCCGAGCAACTGGCCGCGGGCGTGCCGCCGGACATGATCCGCATCTCTGTTGGCATCGAGGATGTGGAGGACATCATCGCCGACCTGGATCAGGCCCTGGCCAAGTCGCAATGA
- a CDS encoding ferredoxin-thioredoxin reductase catalytic domain-containing protein, whose amino-acid sequence MDAKELYDRLRKIQEPKGYFFNKDMEMTMALMESLLTCKERLGYMACPCRLANGDLESDRDIICPCVYREADVAEYGACFCGLYVSREFNEDAIEKRVVPERRPPEKILF is encoded by the coding sequence ATGGACGCAAAGGAACTCTATGACCGACTCAGAAAAATTCAGGAACCCAAAGGGTATTTCTTCAACAAGGACATGGAGATGACCATGGCCCTCATGGAGAGCCTGCTCACCTGCAAGGAACGCCTGGGCTACATGGCCTGCCCCTGCCGGCTGGCCAACGGCGACCTGGAGAGCGACCGGGACATCATCTGTCCCTGCGTTTACCGCGAGGCGGACGTAGCCGAGTACGGGGCCTGTTTCTGCGGCCTGTACGTCAGCCGGGAGTTCAACGAGGACGCCATCGAAAAGCGGGTCGTGCCCGAGCGGCGGCCGCCGGAGAAGATTCTCTTCTGA
- a CDS encoding glutaredoxin family protein, with protein sequence MSDDVKVYALSTCIHCRNAKKYLDECGIKYKCVHVDELTGDERKEIIKEVKGHNPAVSFPTIVIKDKVIVGFHKDQIDEALKE encoded by the coding sequence ATGAGCGACGATGTCAAGGTGTACGCCCTTTCGACCTGTATCCACTGCCGCAATGCCAAGAAATACCTGGACGAATGCGGCATCAAATACAAATGCGTCCACGTGGACGAGCTGACCGGCGACGAGCGCAAGGAGATCATCAAGGAAGTCAAAGGACACAATCCCGCCGTGTCCTTTCCCACCATCGTGATCAAGGACAAGGTCATCGTGGGCTTCCACAAGGACCAGATCGACGAAGCCCTGAAGGAGTGA
- a CDS encoding amino acid ABC transporter permease, with the protein MKDKGSPARRITLLDIALLTAIAAGTAYMAYRAATGLNYHWRWDAVWHYLFRFDETAGTWRPGLLAEGLITTLRLSLWAGVLGTVIGTAAGLMRVSPRLLSRQLAATYVGLIRNTPPLVLIFVFYFFIGDQIMHWLGVDHFTRSLSDETRAGMSWLFGRMDRFPQFLSAVITLALIEGAYIAEIVRAGIQSVERGQWEAATALGMGRARAMRHIVLPQAMQRMLPALAGQFISIIKDSAIVSVISIEELTFQAQQIMTTTYRSFEIWTTVLVMYFVLTFACSLAVRRLEVALAGRG; encoded by the coding sequence GTGAAGGACAAAGGGAGCCCCGCACGGCGGATCACCCTGCTCGACATCGCCCTGCTGACGGCGATAGCGGCCGGGACAGCCTACATGGCCTATCGCGCCGCCACCGGACTGAACTACCACTGGCGATGGGACGCGGTCTGGCACTATCTGTTTCGTTTCGACGAGACGGCCGGGACGTGGCGGCCCGGCCTGCTCGCCGAGGGGCTGATCACCACCCTGCGCTTAAGCCTGTGGGCCGGGGTGCTTGGAACGGTCATCGGCACTGCCGCGGGACTGATGCGCGTCAGCCCCCGCCTGCTGTCGCGGCAGTTGGCCGCCACCTATGTGGGCCTGATCCGCAATACCCCGCCTTTGGTGCTGATCTTCGTCTTCTACTTCTTCATCGGCGATCAGATCATGCACTGGCTTGGGGTGGACCACTTCACGCGCTCCCTGTCAGACGAGACACGGGCCGGGATGTCCTGGCTCTTCGGACGGATGGACCGCTTTCCGCAATTCCTCTCGGCCGTGATAACCCTGGCCCTGATCGAAGGGGCATACATCGCCGAGATCGTGCGGGCGGGCATCCAGTCCGTGGAGCGCGGCCAGTGGGAGGCGGCCACGGCGCTGGGCATGGGCCGGGCCAGGGCCATGCGCCACATCGTGCTGCCCCAGGCCATGCAGCGCATGTTGCCAGCTCTGGCCGGACAGTTTATATCCATCATCAAGGACTCGGCCATCGTCTCGGTCATCTCCATCGAAGAGCTGACTTTCCAGGCTCAGCAGATAATGACCACGACCTACCGCAGCTTCGAGATATGGACCACCGTGCTGGTCATGTATTTTGTCCTGACCTTTGCCTGCTCCCTGGCTGTGCGCAGGCTTGAGGTTGCCCTCGCCGGACGCGGATAG